A single Candidatus Deferrimicrobium sp. DNA region contains:
- the ispG gene encoding flavodoxin-dependent (E)-4-hydroxy-3-methylbut-2-enyl-diphosphate synthase yields the protein MDTRRKTRSIRVGSVPVGGGAPVSVQSMTNTDTRDVRATVTQIRSLAREGCEIARVAVPDAKAAAAFGKIRAGSPIPVIADIHFNHRLAIACADAGADCLRINPGNVGGEKNTIEVLRAARANRIPVRIGVNAGSVEKDLLARYGGPTPKALVASAARYMKICAKARFTAIKFSLKASDVVTTIDAYRLFSRRYDFPLHIGVTEAGTIFSGTIKSSVGIGVLLAEGIGDTLRVSLTGPPEEEVRVGWEILKSLGLRHRGPEFISCPTCGRVSIDVVGIATEVERRLSHLPVPLKVAVMGCAVNGPGEAREADVGVAGGKGEGLIFVKGRIVKKVKEGEIAAEVVRIAVRLAAEKRRGD from the coding sequence ATGGATACACGAAGAAAGACCCGCAGCATCCGCGTCGGAAGCGTGCCGGTGGGCGGGGGCGCCCCCGTCTCCGTCCAGAGCATGACGAATACAGACACCCGCGACGTCCGGGCAACCGTAACGCAGATCCGGTCCCTTGCGAGGGAGGGGTGCGAGATCGCGCGCGTCGCCGTCCCCGACGCGAAGGCGGCGGCGGCGTTCGGGAAGATCCGCGCCGGATCGCCGATACCGGTCATCGCCGACATCCACTTCAACCACCGGCTGGCGATCGCGTGCGCCGACGCGGGGGCCGATTGCCTGCGGATCAACCCGGGGAACGTCGGAGGGGAGAAGAACACGATCGAGGTGTTGCGGGCGGCCCGGGCGAACCGGATTCCGGTGCGGATCGGCGTCAACGCGGGGTCAGTCGAAAAAGACCTGCTTGCAAGGTACGGCGGTCCGACGCCGAAAGCGCTGGTGGCGAGCGCCGCGCGATATATGAAGATCTGCGCGAAGGCGCGCTTCACCGCGATTAAATTCTCCCTGAAGGCCTCCGATGTAGTCACCACGATCGATGCGTACCGCCTCTTCTCCAGACGGTACGATTTTCCCCTGCACATCGGGGTGACCGAGGCGGGTACGATCTTCTCGGGGACGATCAAATCCTCCGTGGGGATCGGCGTCCTGCTGGCGGAGGGGATCGGCGATACATTGCGGGTATCGCTCACCGGGCCCCCGGAGGAGGAGGTCCGCGTCGGCTGGGAGATCCTGAAAAGCCTCGGACTGCGGCACCGTGGACCGGAGTTCATCTCGTGTCCCACCTGCGGCCGGGTGTCGATCGACGTCGTCGGTATCGCGACGGAAGTGGAGCGCCGTTTGTCGCACCTGCCCGTCCCTCTTAAGGTCGCCGTGATGGGGTGCGCCGTCAACGGCCCCGGCGAGGCGCGCGAGGCCGACGTTGGGGTGGCGGGCGGCAAGGGAGAAGGGCTCATCTTCGTGAAGGGCAGGATCGTGAAGAAAGTGAAGGAGGGCGAGATCGCGGCAGAGGTCGTCCGCATCGCGGTTCGGTTGGCCGCCGAGAAAAGGAGAGGCGATTGA
- a CDS encoding proline--tRNA ligase, translating into MRYSRYLMPTTKETPSDAEVVSHRLMLRAGLLRKVASGIYNYMPAGLRVLRKVERILREEMDAAGAMEVLMPAVVPSELWKESGRWDAYGKELLRFKDRADREFCLGPTHEEVVTDLVRREVRSYRQLPITLYQIQDKFRDEIRPRFGLMRGREFFMKDAYSFDADEEGATESYKKMYDAYCRIFRRMGLDFRAVEADTGNIGGSSSHEFMVIADSGEDAIVSCSSCSYGANVEKAECLSPGATLSGKGNGGAKEGAPRKVATPGKRTIEEVSTFLAIDPATLIKTLLFETSVGDVAVLVSGAHEVNEVKVKNHLGAEFVRLAGEERVRELTGAPSGFAGPVGLAVRTIADYSVRSIASGATGANEKDAHLVDVVPGRDFHPEGYADLRMVSEDDPCPRCGGTLRFSRGIEVGHVFRLGTKYSEAMRAVYLDEGGKERVAVMGCYGIGVGRTAAAAIEQNHDDDGIVWPISIAPFEVGVIPVNLKQTDVMAAAERVAADLDGRGVEVFLDDREERPGIKFKDADLTGIPVRITLGEKNVAAGFGEIRDRKTGETSRIPLKELANEAFALVERKKAECAP; encoded by the coding sequence ATCCGGTATTCCCGATATCTGATGCCGACCACCAAGGAGACGCCGTCCGACGCGGAGGTCGTCAGCCACCGGCTGATGCTGCGCGCGGGGCTCCTCCGGAAAGTGGCTTCGGGGATCTACAACTATATGCCCGCCGGGCTGCGGGTCCTGCGCAAGGTGGAGCGGATCCTGCGCGAGGAGATGGACGCGGCGGGAGCGATGGAGGTCCTGATGCCGGCGGTGGTGCCGTCCGAGCTATGGAAGGAGAGCGGCCGGTGGGACGCCTACGGGAAGGAGTTGCTTCGATTCAAGGACCGGGCGGACCGGGAGTTCTGCCTCGGCCCCACCCATGAAGAGGTGGTCACCGACCTCGTGCGTCGGGAAGTCCGGTCGTACCGGCAGCTGCCGATCACCCTCTATCAGATCCAGGACAAGTTCCGCGACGAGATCCGTCCCCGCTTCGGGCTGATGCGCGGCCGGGAGTTCTTCATGAAGGACGCCTACTCGTTCGACGCGGACGAGGAGGGGGCGACCGAGTCCTACAAAAAGATGTACGACGCCTACTGCCGGATCTTCCGCCGGATGGGGCTCGATTTCCGCGCCGTCGAGGCGGACACGGGGAACATCGGCGGCTCGAGCTCGCACGAATTCATGGTAATCGCCGACTCCGGCGAGGACGCGATCGTCTCCTGCTCCTCCTGTTCCTACGGGGCGAACGTCGAGAAGGCGGAGTGTCTGTCCCCCGGAGCGACGCTATCAGGGAAGGGAAACGGTGGCGCGAAGGAGGGCGCGCCCCGAAAGGTCGCCACCCCCGGCAAGCGGACGATCGAGGAGGTGTCGACCTTCCTCGCGATCGATCCCGCGACGCTCATCAAGACCCTCCTGTTCGAAACCTCCGTCGGGGACGTGGCCGTCCTCGTCTCCGGAGCCCACGAGGTGAACGAGGTCAAGGTGAAGAACCACCTCGGCGCCGAATTCGTCCGGCTGGCCGGGGAGGAGCGCGTCCGGGAGTTGACGGGCGCGCCGTCGGGGTTTGCCGGGCCCGTCGGCCTCGCCGTGCGGACGATCGCAGATTACTCGGTACGGTCGATCGCCTCGGGGGCCACCGGCGCGAACGAAAAGGATGCCCACCTCGTCGATGTCGTTCCCGGGAGGGATTTCCACCCGGAAGGGTATGCGGACCTGCGGATGGTGAGCGAAGACGACCCCTGTCCTCGATGCGGCGGAACGCTACGGTTCTCGCGCGGGATCGAGGTGGGGCACGTCTTCCGGCTCGGAACGAAGTACAGCGAGGCGATGCGGGCGGTCTACCTCGACGAAGGCGGGAAGGAGCGCGTGGCCGTGATGGGGTGCTACGGCATCGGGGTCGGTCGGACTGCGGCGGCGGCGATCGAGCAGAACCACGATGACGACGGGATCGTCTGGCCGATCTCCATCGCGCCGTTCGAGGTCGGCGTTATCCCCGTGAACCTGAAACAGACCGACGTGATGGCGGCGGCCGAACGCGTGGCGGCGGATCTCGACGGTCGCGGGGTGGAGGTCTTCCTGGACGATCGAGAAGAGCGACCCGGCATCAAGTTCAAGGACGCGGACCTGACGGGTATCCCCGTGCGCATCACCCTGGGGGAAAAGAACGTGGCGGCCGGCTTCGGCGAGATCCGCGATCGGAAGACGGGGGAAACATCGCGGATCCCGCTGAAGGAGCTGGCGAACGAGGCCTTCGCGCTTGTTGAGAGGAAAAAAGCGGAGTGCGCCCCATGA
- the pyrF gene encoding orotidine-5'-phosphate decarboxylase: MKRRIIVALDTDSPEAALATVKALSGEVGLFKVGMELFPRGGPELVRRIREAGFDVFLDLKFHDIPNTVAGAVRSAAALGVKFATVHASGGRAMLTAAAETARGTGTTILAVTVLTSLDDADLADVGISLGAVEAVSRLADLAVSCGVEGIVCSAKEVEAIRARVGDKVTLVTPGVRMPEDAIGDQKRVVTPAEAIRRGADYLVVGRPITKAKDPAAAARAIAASMGAVFPEGRS; this comes from the coding sequence ATGAAGCGACGGATCATCGTCGCCCTCGACACCGACTCCCCCGAGGCCGCCCTTGCGACCGTCAAGGCGCTTTCGGGCGAGGTCGGTTTGTTCAAGGTGGGAATGGAGCTCTTTCCCCGGGGTGGACCCGAACTGGTCCGGCGCATCCGCGAGGCCGGGTTCGACGTCTTTCTCGACCTGAAATTCCACGACATCCCCAACACGGTCGCAGGCGCCGTCCGCTCCGCTGCGGCGCTCGGGGTGAAATTCGCGACGGTCCATGCCTCCGGCGGGCGGGCGATGCTTACGGCGGCCGCGGAAACCGCACGCGGCACCGGGACGACGATCCTCGCCGTGACCGTCCTCACCAGCCTGGACGACGCGGACCTGGCGGACGTCGGTATCTCCCTCGGAGCGGTGGAGGCGGTGTCGAGACTCGCCGATTTGGCGGTTTCCTGCGGGGTCGAAGGGATCGTCTGCTCCGCGAAGGAGGTGGAGGCCATCCGCGCCCGCGTCGGGGACAAGGTCACCCTCGTCACCCCCGGCGTACGAATGCCGGAGGACGCCATCGGGGACCAGAAGCGAGTGGTGACGCCGGCCGAGGCGATCCGGAGAGGTGCGGATTACCTGGTCGTCGGACGGCCGATCACGAAGGCGAAAGACCCGGCGGCGGCGGCGCGAGCCATCGCTGCGTCGATGGGAGCGGTCTTCCCGGAAGGGAGATCGTGA
- the rlmB gene encoding 23S rRNA (guanosine(2251)-2'-O)-methyltransferase RlmB produces the protein MRGATAGSMWVTGRHPVEELLASATQRARKILLSDTVPREVRAGFEKRAKELALPCLTCPRQEWERRTGEREGGGIAAEIAEYVYAGMEEWVSALHETARVFLLDGIVDPRNLGAILRSVRAFAFDGVVLPADRSCPVTGAVFRTSAGAAAHVPVIQVTNLARAIERLQESGFWLYAAEGKEGTDLSAFSPSKRTAIVLGSEEKGIRRLARERCDGAVRIPMAPGAESLNVSVAAGIIAYSIRKSLTSPAG, from the coding sequence ATGCGCGGCGCGACCGCCGGCTCCATGTGGGTGACGGGTCGCCATCCCGTCGAGGAGCTTCTCGCGTCGGCAACGCAACGAGCCAGGAAGATCCTTTTGAGCGACACGGTTCCCAGGGAAGTGCGGGCCGGGTTCGAAAAACGTGCGAAGGAGCTCGCGCTTCCGTGCCTCACCTGTCCCCGGCAGGAATGGGAGCGAAGGACGGGGGAGCGCGAGGGGGGCGGGATCGCCGCCGAGATCGCTGAGTATGTATACGCGGGGATGGAGGAGTGGGTCTCCGCGTTGCACGAAACGGCGAGGGTATTCCTGCTGGATGGAATCGTCGATCCCCGGAACCTCGGGGCGATCCTGCGCAGCGTCCGGGCGTTCGCGTTCGACGGCGTGGTCCTTCCAGCCGACCGGTCGTGCCCGGTTACCGGAGCGGTCTTCCGCACTTCCGCCGGCGCCGCCGCGCACGTGCCGGTGATCCAGGTGACGAACCTGGCCCGGGCCATCGAGCGGTTGCAGGAGTCCGGGTTCTGGCTCTACGCGGCGGAAGGGAAGGAAGGGACGGATCTTTCCGCGTTCTCCCCTTCGAAGCGGACGGCGATCGTCCTCGGAAGCGAGGAAAAGGGAATTCGCCGGCTGGCGCGGGAGCGGTGCGACGGCGCCGTCCGGATCCCGATGGCCCCCGGGGCCGAGTCGTTGAACGTCTCCGTCGCCGCGGGTATCATCGCTTATTCCATTAGAAAATCGTTGACATCGCCCGCGGGATAA